The DNA segment GTACCTGGCTTCCGTAATAAGTGGTGCTTGGGTTACTATATGTTGGAAAACCTCTATCGCCTTTACATTGTTTTGCTGTCTTAAGTAGGTGAGGCCCACGTCAAAAATACCGTTTATGTTCTCAGGCTGTATTGCTTGTTCCGCCTGGTAAGCCAGAACCGCTTCGTTGTACTTGCCCTGTTTTCGGTAGATATCTCCCGTATAGCGAAATGCCTCATGGCATCGGTGGTCTATTGTGCCTGCTGTCTTAAAGCTCGCAAGCGCCTCTGGCAACCGGTTTAACTCTATTAAGACACGCCCCAAGTCTTTATGGGCGCCTGAGTAGTCGGGTTTTAACTCAATTGCTTTTTTCAATAACTGTTCGGCAAAACTTAACTGTTTCTGATGAAAGTAGATTAATCCCAGACTGTAGTGAATCTCGGCGACTTGCGGTTGCAGTTCAAGCAGGTAATTGAGTGTGTTGATGGCCTGATCTACATGGTTTTCAGATACCAGAGTTAACCCGAAGTTAAAGAGGAAACTATGGTATTGATCGTCGAGTTGGGATGCGTTGCAGAATGCCTTTACCGCCTCACTTATTAAATTGTTTTCCTTCCAGATGGTTCCCAATCTAAACCAGCTTTCAGCATGCATGCTGTCTATTTTTAGGACCTCGAGATAGATTCTTTGTGCTTCGTCGTATTTGCCTATTTCTTGGTATCGGACGGCTAATTTGAATGATTTATCGGTATTTCTTTTGATTTTTTTGCAACTCATTATGTGTTTCTCCTAAAAAATGGAGCAGAGTGCGAGGCGCCTGTATAAGCATCACCGAACCCGGCAGACTGCGACAACTATGTTCATTTACTGTTACCTTAGCAATTATTGCGCCATGCATTTTCTGTTGGATTTGTCTGTGGGGGATGGTTGCGAGTGGAAAGTGTAACGTTGTGGAAATGTATTTATATTTGACTGATTTTACGATACAAATGCTACTTGGTGCATCTTTTTGTTGTCATCAGAAGATACGGTTGGCTGGTCGGATTCGTGTTACGTGCAGGATTATGAGATTTTCTCTAAATAGGCAAGTTGTGCCTATCAATGGCAAATTGTTTTGAATAACCAGGGTCCAGGTGCTGTTGAAATCGCTATATTCAGTGATGGAATCAACGAATATTTTTGGTTCCTCAGGTTGTTTAATATGGCAACTCGCGTGATCACGGTCTTTTTTCGAAGCATACCTATGATCATAAGAATAAAAAGAAGCTAAGCCAATAAATCAAGAAAGGCCCTCTTTTCCCCGAACGTGTCTTACCAAATAGTCAAAACATGGGGGTAGCTCAATATCTTTTTGTCGGCGGTGATTAACGTAAGATTATGAATTCGTGCTGTTGCTGTAATGATACGGTCTGTAGGGTCTTGATGAAAAGAATCTGGTAAGGAATAAGCTTCCTGGATAACGTTCAGAGTGATATCTTTAACTTGCCAGGCATTCAGCTCAGTATAGGTATTAAACCAGACTTTCCAGTGCTGCTCTAAAGTAATGCGCCCTCTATCTGCCAGGCAAGCTATTTCAGCACAACTGATTGGTGAAATGTAAACCTGAGAATCTTTTTTTGTGAGAAGGTCTGTTGCTTTTTCTGAAAGAGAGGAGGGGGATGATACTGCCCAAATAATGCAACAAGTATCAAGAAGAATTTTCACAATTCTCCTTGATGCATTTCCCAATCATCCGAAGCGAAAGCGGGCAGAGTCAAATCTGACTTAATAATAATGGTTCCAGCCCCGCATCCAAGTTTTGTTTGGTTGCCGCTTTCCCTTGAAATCGATGGGATAAGCTTGGCAATAGGAATATTGCGTCTGCAAAGCAACACCTCTTCCCCATCTTCAACTAAAGATATGTACTTTCCGAGGTGGTCTTTAAATTCTGCAATATTGGCTGACTTCATGTCCTTATAGTAAGCCAACATGTCGGCCATGTCAAGTGACGTCACCACAAAAAACATCACAAAAGCTTTGTTCTGGGGGCTAATTCGGGGGACGGGGCTAATTCGGGGGCTAATTCGGGGGGGGCTGGGGCTAATTCGGGGGACAGTATACTAAACTATTTCAACCTGTTTTTTTTGAGACCCGGCTTTTGTGACTATGATATATGTGTTCTTGTGTCAATTACGAAGAAGGACATAATTGCTAGATTTTTGCACTCAATCGCTTCAATGAGTAAAAGCCAGCCAGTCCTGTAACACGGGTAGGCGACTTGTTGGGGGTATCTGCTTCTGTCTTTAGTTTTTGCCATAATTCCATCACAAATTCCTTACTGCCAATTATCCCACTGTCAGTGAAGTACCTTGTTCTAGAAAGAAAACGGTCAATAGTGTCAGGGGAGTATCCTCTTTTCACCTCATTTTTGATAATTTCCTTGTCAATACTCTTGCCTTTGCTTGATTCCAAAGATCCAACTTCATATACAAATTGCCGGTAGTGTGCGAGTCTTTCTCTTTTAGATA comes from the Desulfobulbaceae bacterium genome and includes:
- a CDS encoding type II toxin-antitoxin system Phd/YefM family antitoxin; this translates as MTSLDMADMLAYYKDMKSANIAEFKDHLGKYISLVEDGEEVLLCRRNIPIAKLIPSISRESGNQTKLGCGAGTIIIKSDLTLPAFASDDWEMHQGEL
- a CDS encoding type II toxin-antitoxin system VapC family toxin; translation: MKILLDTCCIIWAVSSPSSLSEKATDLLTKKDSQVYISPISCAEIACLADRGRITLEQHWKVWFNTYTELNAWQVKDITLNVIQEAYSLPDSFHQDPTDRIITATARIHNLTLITADKKILSYPHVLTIW